The Planctomycetaceae bacterium genomic sequence GGAGAGAGACATGGACAAGTACATCTGTGACGCGTGCTCGTGGGTTTACGACCCTGCCGTGGGCGACCCCGGCGCCGGCATCGAACCCAACACGCCCTTCGCTGACCTGCCCGACGACTGGGTCTGCCCCGACTGCGGCGCCGGTAAGGATC encodes the following:
- the rd gene encoding rubredoxin, with translation MDKYICDACSWVYDPAVGDPGAGIEPNTPFADLPDDWVCPDCGAGKDQFSKL